The genomic DNA AAGGGATGGAATAAGTTCTCTTTTTTCTTTTATGGTTCGCGGCACCAGTACCTTTTTGTGCAATTCCATACTTCTTTCCGCCAGATAACGGGTGTCCACTTCATTCCTGAAGGGAACGAAGAACATGATCGTCTCTGCTTTTCGGTAAGCCTCCAGTCCTACAAAATTTTCGGTGATGGCCAGACTTTTTTCCCTGATCTCGGCAGCCGTGAATAGATCCCTGATTTTCAGAATTTTGCGTCGCAATTGCTTCTTTTCCTGCGGCAACGGTTCCACTCCTTTCCTGGATAAAGACAATATACCATATTTTATCTTGTCGGCTTCCATGGGCAACCTTGGTTGCCCTGTTGTTCGTAAAGTTACAAATTGTCAACCCCGGCAATGGTATGCTTTGAATTCGCGTAGCCGGAACCCGACCCTTGCTGCATGAAGAGGGCGATGGCAAGGACCGGATCAGTAGGAACGCGCAAAATAAACCCGGTAACGCGCTTCCTCCCCGCAACAGAGGCAGGTGCGAGGTCCATCCCCGTTGTCCTGTTCGGCAATGATACACCTGATCGTCGCCCCGGTCTCTTCCTTGATACACTCCTCGCATGATTCCTTGCCGCACCATCCGCTCAGGACGAACCCCCTGCTGTCTGCCATATGGGTCTGGAATTGTTCATAATCGTCCATGGTAACCGTATGCTCGGAAAGGAAAGCCCGGGCCCGGCGGTACATATCGCCCTGTATTTCTTTCAGAAGTTCCGGCACCCTGGCGGGAACATCTTCGAAAGGAATTTCTTCCCGCCCGCCCGTGTCCCTGCGTACGGCAATCACCCTCCCATTCCTGATGTCCCGGGGACCGAGTTCAATGCGCAAGGGAACCCCCTTCATCTCCCATTCGTTGAATTTCCACCCGGGGGAATAACCTTCGCGGTCATCCACCTTGAGGCGCACGATATTTTCCAGCTTTGCCGCAATATTGCCGACTTCCGCCAGGACTGTTTCCCGATCCTTTTTGGTGATGATGGGGATGATCACGGCCTGCAGCGGGGCAATCGCCGGGGGAAGAACCAGTCCCCGGTCATCTCCATGGACCATGATCACGGCACCGATGAGCCGCGTCGACACCCCCCATGAAGTCTGCCAGACATATTTGAGCTGATCATCCATATCCATGAAAGTGATGTCAAATACACGTGCAAAATGCTGGCCCAGATTGTGCGAGGTTCCGGCCTGCAGCGCTTTGCCATCGCTCATCAGTGCTTCCACCGTGTAAGTATGCAGGGCGCCGGCAAATTTTTCCTTCTCCGTTTTCTGGCCGGTGTACACGGGAATGGCCAGTTCATCTTCGATGAATTCACGGTAAACATCCAACATCTTCAAGGCTTCGTCTTCTGCTTCCTCTTCCGCGCGGTGACAGGTATGACCCTCCTGCCACAAGAACTCGGATGTGCGCAAGAAGGGACGGGTTGATTTTTCCCAGCGGACGACATTGCACCACTGGTTGATCAGGACCGGCAGATCCCGCCATGACTGGATCCACCGGGAATACATGTTACAGATGATTGCTTCGGAAGTCGGCCTGATAAAAAGCGGTTCGGCGAGTTCCTCGTCCCCGCCCCGGGTTACCCAGGCCACCTCGGGGGCAAAGCCCTCGACATGATCGGCCTCCTTCTGCAGGAGATTCCGGGGTATGAACAGGGGAAAATAGGCATTTTCGTGCCCGGTGTCCTTGATACGCCGATCGAGCAACCTCTGGATATTCTCCCAGATTGCATAGCCGTAAGGACGGATGACCATGCATCCCTTCACCGGTGCATAATCCATCAACTCGGCCTTGAGGATAATATCAACATACCACTGGGAGTAATCCTCGGACTGCGAGGTGATTTCTTTTACAAATTCCTTCTCTACGTTTTTGTCAACCATCACTCTTCCTCCCCATCGCCCCGCCGCCCTTTCGTTGAACGGCGGTCTGCAATTTTTTCAAATTGAAGGCTTAACGGGCAGACCACCCGCTTCGGTTCCGTTATTCTATCTTTTCTATTATGGAAACGGCATGGTTTTCATCGCGGAGGTGTTCGCGGAGGCATCTGTTGGCTTCTTCCGCCGTTACCTCCTTCAACAGTTCCGGATAGGCAAAGAAATCCAACCCCCTGAAACGATATGCCAGGAAGTTGTTGGCGATATATTCAAGAGAATTGAAACGGCGCATGAAATTGCCCAGCTTGGCCCTTGCCAGCCGTTCCACCTGTTCACGGCCAAAGCCTTCTGCCTTCGTCTTCTCTATCCCTTCCATGATGCGGCTGTAAAGCAGTTCGGGATCCCTGGTTTCAGCACTGATTATCGTGTAAGCATAGTTTTTGTCCATCACGTACCCCGCTTCGAACTGGTCATTGATAAGGCCTTCCTCGTAAAGCTCGTTGTAAAAGGGCTCGCTTTCGGCAAAGATTATATCCATGACCAGATCGTTGACGATCTCATGTTTCAACGCCTCTCTTGCCGGTAGAGACTCCGGGGATCTGTCCTTGAAGCCGATATTGATAAGCGGCTCGGCCACGACCATGGATTGCACCACCCGGCGCCTGTTGATTTCCGACGGTTCCCGCGGATAACTGCGTCTGATCTTGCCGAGCGGGCTGTAATCACGGGCCATGTAATTGCGAGCTACCTGCCGCCCGATCTCATCGGGATCGATCCCCCCGCCGACAACGAAAAGGGCCATGTTTTCGGGATGGTAAAATGTGTGGTAACAACGGTAAAGAACTTCCGGTGTGATGCGGCTGATACTTTCCACCGTGCCGGCGATATCTATCTTGACCGGATGTTCACGGTAGAGCGCATCCAGAAGGTTGAAGAAAATACGCCACTGGGGATTGTCATCGTACATACGTATTTCCTGCGCAATAATCCCCTGTTCTTTCCGGACCGACTCTTCGGTAAAATAAGGGTCCTGAACAAAGTCCAACAGCAATTCAAGGCTGTCAGCAAAGTTCTGGGTGCTGGAGAACAGATACGCCGTCTGTGTAAAAGAGGTGAAGGCGTTGGCCTGCGCCCCCAGTGCCGCAAATCGATGAAAGACATCACCCCGGTCATCCTCGAACAATTTATGTTCCAGGAAGTGTGCCACGCCATCGGGAATTTCGACGTATTCATCCCTCCCGTTGACCATGAAGCGATGATCGATGGAACCGAAAGAGGTGGCCAGAACAGCATAACCCTTTTGGTACCCCTTCTTGGGCAGAATATACAGGTTCAGGCCGGGAGGAACCTCCCCGTGGTAAACCTGTTCCTTGAGCAGATCGTTGCGTAAAATGGTCCAATCAGGAATCATGGCCTTTCTCCTCCCCTCCGTCACCGTGCAAGAAGTAGACGGTGTCCAACCTAACTCTTCGGGCCGCGGCGACGACTTCTTCCATTGTAACCTGTTGTATTTTTTCGATCACTTCATCAAGCCCCCGGTGCCGCCCACCTATATCGGCATCAAGATGGAAATTGATGATATTGCCCGGATGGTCGGCCTGGGATCGCAGCTGGTTTATAAAACCGATGCGCGTATTCTCCATCTCATCCCGGGTGATTTCACCATCGGCAATGGCTTCAGTCTGTGCCTGTATAATCTCCAGGGACTTGCAGTAGTGCACAGGATCTATACCGGCGGCAATGATCATGATCCCTTTGTGCTTCTCCAATCGCGAGAAAACAAAATAGGCCAGGCTTGCTTTTTCCCTTACGTTCTGAAACAGCTTCGAGTGGGGGAAAACGCCAAGGATGCCGTTGTAAAAAGCCAGGGGATAGTAAAGTTCATGGTCAAGGGTAATGTTGGTACGATAGCCAAGAACGAGCTGGGCCTGATTTACAGGCATCAACTCCTCCCTGACAAGAACCTCCCGGCCATTGCCCGAAATCTCCGTGGGAGGCAATTCCCTGGGTGTCGTTTCCCGGGCAAATGAAAAGGTGTCGGCAACTATTTCCTCGATCTTCTCCCGGTCGCGTAGCCCAACCATGTAAAGATCAATCGGGTTCTCAACGAGTAATTCGCGGGAATAGCGATAAAGGCCCCGGGGTTCAATCGACGTCAATCCCCCCACGTAGCCCAGTTTGTATATTCCAAACCGCTCATGACTGCACATCTCCTGGATACAGCGTTCCAGCGCATAGGCAGTTTTGTTGTTGATCAGGCTTTTGATCTCCTGTCCCAGTTGGACCTTCTCCTGCTCGACATATGCAGACCGGAACCCGCCCTCTTCAACCAGCGGTTCACTCAGGATGCTTCTTAATATGTCCAGCCCCCTTCGCAAATGATTGTCCTCTTCCAGATAACCGGGGTGAACCATATCCAGCGAAATCTCCACCAGCTGGCGTTCCCCCTTCTTTCCCACACTGGTGGAAAGTTCAGCCCCGTACAGGTTCTCAAGCTCCCGCTGCAGGCAGATTGTCTCGGGATACCTTTGTGTTCCCCTTTTCAATACCGATGGCAACAGGGCAGTCCCGGTGGCCAGTTCCTTCCTGAGTTCCTGATGAATGTACATCTTCATGGTCACCGTTTTGAATTTGTCGGTGGGCAACCAGAAGAAACGTATGCCGTTGGCAAGTTCATTGACGATCGGCTTTCCAAACAAGTCTACACCCTCCCCACTGCTTTCAGTCAGTTTATAATGATACCAAGGATCTTAATTTCCATAAACAGTACCATATTTCCTGCTTGTACCTCCTTTTCTCTCAATCTGGAACCGGGCTTTCATCTATTTCTTCCCCCCGACAGTTGCCGATATCCAGATAATACACCAGCAACGGCGGCACGCCAAAAAGAAGGGTCATCGCGGCAGCCACCACCCCGGAATCATTGAACAGAAGGGCAGCCATGCTGCCGGCAACGATGGCCATGATCCCTGTAAAAAGATAACGGTTTCTTTCTTTCAATATCTTTATCCTTCCTACAGGATAATAGAAAAGGAGCGCCATCAGGCCCATGAAAGCAACCAGCGCATAGGACCAGACAGAATAACGGAACAACCTCATGTTCATGGCCAGTTTGCGGCCCAGAATCCCCTGTATCCCGGCCAGGTTTCCGCGGCTCCACATTTCACAGAATGACTGCATGTGCCAATGCAGACCCGGCCCCCGGAGGTAGTTGAAAACCCAGAACAAAATGATAGTCAGGGCGGAAATGGCGACAAGGAAAACCGGACTTGCTTTGAATTTCCCGGTCTTGCCGATAATGCCGCTGACAGCCAGGGCGAAAGCAACCGCCGCAGCCAGGGTGCCTCCCACATTGGCACCGTACGACGGGGAGGCCAGCAGGAAGATGATTCCGATGTAATAGAGGGTCACGGGGATGATGATGGGAGATACAACCGGGACCCCCCGGATTCGCGGTTCTTCGCCACTTCCTTTTTCTGCAGGGGATCTCTTCCCCATGCCGGTTGCCATTGAGCGGGACTTCAAGATTTCGAGCAGGGCCATGGTTCCCAGTATGGTCGACCCGATCATGGCGCCCATGTATTCATTTCCTATCCCGTAGAAGCGGGCCCCGGCAACAGGGTCGTAGCCCAGAAAAGAATATTGTTGCCAGGTAGCCCCACCGATCAGGTCGGCAACGAGTAGCAATGATGTGCAGGAACCCAGTACCGCCCAGAAAACATATTTTCCGGAAGGCAGCATTTTCAACAGGTTTGCCAATCCCAGAAGGATCCCGTTGCAGGCAATGACCAGCATGGCCGTCGTCCATACGGAACCGGGGGGAAACCCCCGGAATGCCGCCAGCAGAAGCAGGGTCACGGGAAAGATCATTGCCCCCTCGACAAGGACAACGATTGCTTTTTTGAATTTCATCACAAAACCGGAGATCAGGGCCAGGGCACCGGCAAGGAGAGTCAATGTAAGATAGACGAGATACCCCTTCAGCAGCGCCTGCCTCTGTTCGTATACAGGTGCTATGCGTTCGGCCATCATGATCATGTGTTCGCGTGGCTGCATATGGGAGATGCTGTGTAGAGGAAACCCGGCGATATGGGGCGGGATTTCCTTTATGCCGAGATGTTCCAGTATTGTAGCCGGAATGTCAATGTTGGCCACCAACCCCCCGCGTCTGGTCGTGGGACCGGTCAACACCCCGGGATCAAATCTCCCCCCGGCAACTATCAGGGGGGTCAGCTGCCGCCCCCCGTTGAGGTACTGCAGCGGAGGCGAGGGGGAAACCATCATAACAAGAAAATCGGGACCGACCCGGTCCATGTAATTGCCCAGGAATCTGTCCAGTTCCGTGAAAGCCAGATGCATCAGATCCTGCACACGTGCCGGCAAATAGTTGTTTCTATCTTCGTCTATCCTGGTCATGTCTCCCCAGTCCACAACTACCAGGGAAACATCCTCAAGAGAGGATGTGACTGCTCTGGCAAGGGCCTCCACATCGGTACGGCGGCCGTACGGGAATGCGGGATCCTCGATGAGCATTCTTTCACTTACATCGCCGACCGCTACCAGGCCACGTCGGTCCATGGCCGCGAGAACTCCCGGCCTCCGTACAATATCCGTGTCGGCATTGCCGAAAACGGCAATTTTCTTTCCGTGGCATGCCATCACATCGCCCAGGGCGCCCGGAACCACTTCATACCCCCTCGCTTCATTGGCCTTTCCAAGCTCCGGCAGGGAAAGGGTGAACACTTCTGCGGAGGGTTCCTCGCCCATGTAACGATAATACACGGTGGAAGCCGGTTGCCCGTTGAACTCCTCACCTCCGGTGAAAGAAAGCCTGGCGCTGCTGCCAGCCACCGCCCTGTTGCCGGTACCGATGCTCAGGTAGCCGCTTTCACTGCCGACACGCCCACCCTTGACATTGAGAAGCCCCAGCCCACCCCGATCAATCAGTTCATTCAGCGCCGGGCCCGCATGATCGATGAGGTCTTCCACCGTCAGACGATCCACGATCAGCAGCAGCACTTTTTGCTCGTGATCCCTGTCTTGAGCATGGCCGGAAGCGGGCGAAGCCACGAGGATGGTGAAAATAATCAACAGCGATGAGATGAGATATTGCGCAAGTTTTGACATGGTTTTCATCTGACGTCACTCACCTCCGTCAATGCGGGTGTATCCATGAATTTCCGGTACAATCTACCGGTACGCCTGAACATTTCTTCCCTGGAAAAAAGGGCTTTCACCCTGGCCTGTCCCCTCGCAGCCATCTCCCCGGCCCTGTCCGGGTCGGATATCAGTTCTTCGAT from Bacillota bacterium includes the following:
- a CDS encoding insulinase family protein, with protein sequence MIPDWTILRNDLLKEQVYHGEVPPGLNLYILPKKGYQKGYAVLATSFGSIDHRFMVNGRDEYVEIPDGVAHFLEHKLFEDDRGDVFHRFAALGAQANAFTSFTQTAYLFSSTQNFADSLELLLDFVQDPYFTEESVRKEQGIIAQEIRMYDDNPQWRIFFNLLDALYREHPVKIDIAGTVESISRITPEVLYRCYHTFYHPENMALFVVGGGIDPDEIGRQVARNYMARDYSPLGKIRRSYPREPSEINRRRVVQSMVVAEPLINIGFKDRSPESLPAREALKHEIVNDLVMDIIFAESEPFYNELYEEGLINDQFEAGYVMDKNYAYTIISAETRDPELLYSRIMEGIEKTKAEGFGREQVERLARAKLGNFMRRFNSLEYIANNFLAYRFRGLDFFAYPELLKEVTAEEANRCLREHLRDENHAVSIIEKIE
- a CDS encoding insulinase family protein, whose amino-acid sequence is MFGKPIVNELANGIRFFWLPTDKFKTVTMKMYIHQELRKELATGTALLPSVLKRGTQRYPETICLQRELENLYGAELSTSVGKKGERQLVEISLDMVHPGYLEEDNHLRRGLDILRSILSEPLVEEGGFRSAYVEQEKVQLGQEIKSLINNKTAYALERCIQEMCSHERFGIYKLGYVGGLTSIEPRGLYRYSRELLVENPIDLYMVGLRDREKIEEIVADTFSFARETTPRELPPTEISGNGREVLVREELMPVNQAQLVLGYRTNITLDHELYYPLAFYNGILGVFPHSKLFQNVREKASLAYFVFSRLEKHKGIMIIAAGIDPVHYCKSLEIIQAQTEAIADGEITRDEMENTRIGFINQLRSQADHPGNIINFHLDADIGGRHRGLDEVIEKIQQVTMEEVVAAARRVRLDTVYFLHGDGGEEKGHDS
- a CDS encoding 5-formyltetrahydrofolate cyclo-ligase, whose translation is MEADKIKYGILSLSRKGVEPLPQEKKQLRRKILKIRDLFTAAEIREKSLAITENFVGLEAYRKAETIMFFVPFRNEVDTRYLAERSMELHKKVLVPRTIKEKRELIPSLLLNWDDDLVPGEYGIPEPPPEKLRPVEPRLIDMVIVPGVAFDLSGNRLGYGGGYYDRFFERLQENTPLVATVFDHQIVEQVPVDPWDRRVDAIVTEERVLSF
- a CDS encoding proline--tRNA ligase; translated protein: MVDKNVEKEFVKEITSQSEDYSQWYVDIILKAELMDYAPVKGCMVIRPYGYAIWENIQRLLDRRIKDTGHENAYFPLFIPRNLLQKEADHVEGFAPEVAWVTRGGDEELAEPLFIRPTSEAIICNMYSRWIQSWRDLPVLINQWCNVVRWEKSTRPFLRTSEFLWQEGHTCHRAEEEAEDEALKMLDVYREFIEDELAIPVYTGQKTEKEKFAGALHTYTVEALMSDGKALQAGTSHNLGQHFARVFDITFMDMDDQLKYVWQTSWGVSTRLIGAVIMVHGDDRGLVLPPAIAPLQAVIIPIITKKDRETVLAEVGNIAAKLENIVRLKVDDREGYSPGWKFNEWEMKGVPLRIELGPRDIRNGRVIAVRRDTGGREEIPFEDVPARVPELLKEIQGDMYRRARAFLSEHTVTMDDYEQFQTHMADSRGFVLSGWCGKESCEECIKEETGATIRCIIAEQDNGDGPRTCLCCGEEARYRVYFARSY